In Gordonia crocea, the following are encoded in one genomic region:
- a CDS encoding THUMP-like domain-containing protein, translating to MIAVEDVAFLRSRHGAKALENAAALELTPSTLIADLAELRSRYGSRAPALVETVRCRRRAVGRLRDPEHWLLTDVALQQATAGVVAARRAAEIAARFSGAVVHDVTCSIGAELVELADNGGIGAIIGSDLDPVRLAMAAHNVTGATLLRADALTPTSTADVLIADPARRSSSGTRSFRPDDFSPPLLDVLTTYAGRPLAVKTAPGIDYGTLRARYGFDGQVQITSLDGGVREACLWTELDDGVRQRATVLRVVEGALRVEEVTDLESDDVGVGPAGTWIVDPDGAIVRAGLVRHWAHRHGLWQLDPKIAYLTGDAVPPGERGFAVLEQLPLKEKMLRKALASRDCGSLEILVRGVDVDPDELRKRLRLKGSTPLAMVVTRIGTRAVAFLCEPGWRRPA from the coding sequence GTGATCGCCGTCGAAGACGTCGCCTTTCTGCGTTCGCGACACGGGGCCAAGGCGTTGGAAAACGCTGCGGCGCTCGAGTTGACGCCGAGCACCCTGATCGCCGATCTCGCCGAACTGCGCAGCCGCTACGGCAGTCGCGCCCCGGCCCTGGTGGAGACTGTCCGTTGTCGTCGCCGCGCGGTGGGACGGCTGCGCGACCCGGAGCACTGGTTGCTCACCGACGTTGCGCTGCAACAGGCGACCGCCGGGGTCGTCGCCGCCCGACGGGCCGCCGAGATCGCGGCCCGGTTCAGCGGCGCGGTGGTCCACGACGTGACCTGCTCGATCGGCGCGGAGCTGGTCGAGTTGGCCGACAACGGGGGCATCGGCGCGATCATCGGCTCCGACCTCGATCCGGTCCGCCTGGCGATGGCCGCCCACAATGTCACCGGAGCGACGCTGCTACGGGCCGATGCGCTCACCCCGACGTCGACTGCCGACGTGCTGATCGCCGATCCGGCGCGCCGCAGCAGCTCCGGTACCCGCTCGTTCCGACCCGATGACTTCTCACCGCCGCTGCTCGACGTTCTGACCACTTACGCCGGGCGCCCGCTCGCGGTGAAGACGGCGCCGGGCATCGACTACGGGACGCTGCGGGCGCGATACGGGTTCGACGGACAGGTCCAGATCACCTCGCTCGACGGCGGGGTGCGCGAGGCCTGCCTGTGGACCGAGCTCGACGACGGGGTGCGCCAGCGCGCGACCGTCCTGCGGGTCGTCGAGGGCGCGCTGCGCGTCGAGGAGGTCACCGACCTCGAGTCCGACGATGTCGGCGTCGGGCCGGCCGGCACGTGGATCGTCGACCCCGACGGCGCGATCGTGCGCGCCGGACTGGTCCGGCACTGGGCCCACCGCCACGGGCTGTGGCAGCTCGACCCGAAGATCGCCTACCTGACCGGTGATGCGGTACCGCCGGGGGAGCGCGGTTTCGCGGTACTCGAGCAGTTGCCGTTGAAGGAGAAGATGCTGCGCAAGGCCCTGGCTTCGCGCGACTGCGGCAGCCTGGAGATCCTGGTGCGCGGCGTCGACGTCGATCCCGATGAACTCCGGAAGCGGTTGCGGCTCAAGGGATCTACGCCGTTGGCGATGGTCGTCACCCGGATTGGAACCCGTGCGGTGGCTTTCCTCTGCGAACCCGGCTGGCGACGCCCGGCCTGA